Proteins encoded in a region of the Lolium rigidum isolate FL_2022 unplaced genomic scaffold, APGP_CSIRO_Lrig_0.1 contig_16117_1, whole genome shotgun sequence genome:
- the LOC124680430 gene encoding uncharacterized protein LOC124680430 produces MASAPEDKLADLPSAELVAYLSNSYLKANFEAVARILEARDRRDAKLGAEVAAALADLDVLTARGRETNEFKAKLEAARALREKYSALLDAFLPPRHEVGEMALVVGDEVHQDDSRVEGAEEGDEMALTMAEAAVSDTVHRDDSRVDDEEAEEGEVKGVDFIDLSSDEEEGEMAEGGSEEEDEEDTESLSQRIKRIRGDKPGELESGKVDVLGQSNSVGTLGNDQQKSSSARIEGMVSTSGKMASKPEDSKVAAFLQESPVVKTENFDGGMPKTMLLPSQGPLASSAIQEGSSKIDYCKAGIGGKGQSSDGAPARGVSQLSKGIVETNKTPMVQSSAKCGNKEVGAEKCASLSIPSEGPRITRDVVPFEPCKESNAYVQVKREMSSLPSEITSKWDSEAPVINSLFDEEICMQGFCALYRQGKLATADKRDEFRANKLAEFLLGGDLQGPMKRTVEELKNQDATNVYFLQKLTLDCSEQVYGIFRNKEDPYFF; encoded by the exons ATGGCCTCTGCCCCCGAGGACAAGCTCGCCGACCTCCCCAGCGCCGAGCTCGTGGCCTACCTCTCCAATTCCTACCTCAAAGCCAATTTCGAGGCGGTCGCGCGCATCCTCGAGGCGCGGGACCGCAGGGACGCCAAGCTCGGCGCGGAAGTGGCCGCCGCGCTCGCCGATCTCGACGTACTGACCGCGCGCGGGAGGGAGACCAACGAGTTCAAGGCCAAACTGGAGGCCGCGCGCGCCCTGCGGGAGAAGTACAGTGCGCTCCTGGACGCCTTCCTCCCGCCGCGGCACGAGGTCGGCGAGATGGCGCTCGTGGTCGGGGACGAGGTGCATCAGGACGACTCCCGCGTTGAGGGGGCGGAGGAAGGCGACGAGATGGCGCTCACCATGGCCGAGGCCGCCGTCTCGGACACGGTGCATCGGGACGACTCCCGCGTTGAtgacgaggaggcggaggaaggcGAGGTGAAAGGCGTCGACTTTATTGACCTCTCCAGCGATGAGGAGGAAggggagatggccgaggggggctccgaggaggaagatgaggaggacaCCGAGTCGCTGAGCCAGCGCATCAAGCGAATACGGGGAGATAAGCCCGGGGAGTTGGAATCAGGGAAGGTTGATGTGCTGGGGCAGAGCAATTCGGTTGGTACATTGGGTAATGATCAGCAGAAATCTTCGTCTGCAAGGATAGAGGGGATGGTGTCAACATCTGGGAAGATGGCCAGTAAGCCTGAAGATTCAAAGGTGGCAGCTTTCCTGCAGGAGAGCCCAGTTGTGAAAACAGAGAATTTTGATGGGGGAATGCCCAAGACAATGCTGCTTCCTTCCCAAGGGCCTCTTGCCAGCAGCGCTATACAAGAGGGTTCTTCCAAGATTGACTATTGTAAAGCTGGAATTGGCGGCAAAGGACAATCATCTGATGGTGCTCCAGCAAGGGGAGTTAGTCAGCTATCGAAGGGGATTGTGGAGACGAACAAGACACCAATGGTTCAATCATCAGCCAAATGCGGGAACAAGGAAGTTGGGGCTGAGAAATGTGCATCTCTGTCTATACCAAGTGAGGGACCGAGGATAACAAGGGATGTAGTTCCATTTGAACCTTGCAAGGAAAGCAATGCCTATGTCCAGGTGAAAAGGGAGATGAGCTCCTTGCCttcagaaatcacaagtaaatggGACTCTGAAGCACCCGTGATTAACTCATTGTTCGACGAGGAGATCTGTATGCAAGGTTTCTGTGCTCTTTACCGCCAAGGAAAATTAGCAACTGCGGATAAACGAGATGAATTCAG GGCAAATAAGTTGGCGGAATTTCTTTTGGGTGGTGATCTCCAAGGACCGATGAAAAGAACTGTTGAGGAACTAAAGAATCAAGATGCTACAAATGTGTATTTTCTTCAGAAACTTACACTGGATTGCTCTGAGCAGGTGTATGGTATCTTCAGGAACAAAGAAGATCCATACTTCTTTTGA